The Agrobacterium cucumeris genome has a segment encoding these proteins:
- a CDS encoding LLM class flavin-dependent oxidoreductase: MSSTSEFLWYIPNDVKPGHRGDAVSDNHNSLDTLTSHAKALENHGWKGALIGTGWGRPDTFTVAAALAARTTTFEPLIAIRPGYWKPANLASAAATLDQLSGGRVRINVVSGRDELAAYGDEEGDQAQRYARTKEFMRLVRRLWTEENVTFDGDHFRVRNSTVLPRIAARDGRPHPKLYFGGASEAAEQVAATEADVQLFWGEPLAGVGERIERLRHFSETLGRDLPPLQFGLRITTLVRETTAEAWRDAEAKVAEMAANNGARWNDHLQGVAIGQRRLLDLHRQGDVLDDNLYTAPGKFGGGGAATTWLVGSAEDVAASLRKYRALGITHFVLSDTPYLQEIERQGDRLLPLLRD; the protein is encoded by the coding sequence GTGAGCAGCACGAGCGAATTTCTCTGGTACATCCCCAATGACGTCAAACCCGGCCACAGGGGCGATGCCGTCAGCGACAACCATAACAGCCTCGATACATTGACCAGCCACGCAAAGGCGCTGGAAAATCATGGCTGGAAAGGTGCGCTGATCGGCACCGGCTGGGGCCGGCCCGACACATTCACGGTGGCGGCCGCCCTTGCGGCGCGCACCACCACCTTCGAGCCGCTGATCGCCATCCGCCCCGGCTACTGGAAACCGGCCAATCTCGCATCCGCCGCCGCCACACTCGATCAACTCTCGGGTGGCCGGGTACGGATCAATGTCGTCTCGGGTCGCGACGAGCTGGCTGCCTATGGCGATGAAGAAGGTGATCAGGCGCAGCGTTATGCGCGCACGAAAGAGTTCATGCGGCTGGTGCGGCGGCTCTGGACGGAAGAAAATGTCACCTTCGACGGGGATCATTTCCGGGTCAGGAATTCGACTGTCCTGCCGCGTATCGCCGCACGCGACGGCCGGCCGCACCCGAAGCTTTATTTCGGCGGCGCGTCCGAGGCGGCCGAGCAGGTCGCCGCAACCGAGGCGGACGTGCAGCTGTTCTGGGGCGAGCCGCTCGCCGGTGTGGGCGAACGGATAGAAAGGCTCAGGCATTTCAGTGAAACGCTTGGCCGCGACCTGCCGCCGCTGCAATTCGGCCTGCGGATCACCACGCTGGTCCGTGAAACGACGGCAGAAGCATGGCGCGACGCGGAAGCGAAGGTTGCCGAAATGGCAGCAAATAACGGAGCGCGCTGGAACGATCATCTGCAAGGCGTGGCAATCGGCCAACGCAGGCTGCTGGATCTGCACCGTCAGGGCGATGTTCTGGACGATAATCTTTACACCGCACCGGGCAAGTTCGGCGGCGGCGGTGCGGCAACCACATGGCTGGTGGGTTCGGCGGAGGATGTCGCGGCGTCACTGCGTAAATACCGCGCGCTTGGCATCACCCACTTCGTGCTTTCCGACACGCCCTATCTGCAGGAGATCGAACGGCAGGGCGACAGGCTCTTGCCGCTGTTGCGGGATTGA
- a CDS encoding acyl-CoA dehydrogenase family protein, which translates to MSGALSAVPRPLEQQSSPVAVATALADDFSLTAADHDKSGEFAAGNFEALFKSGLLGLVTAEKDGGWGEGIETAHAVIAAIARGDPSTALILAMHYSVHAAIRRGKWPVALASRVLAANSREPALLNNAQAEPGVGSPAHGGLPETTARIEGDVWVVNGRKSFVTGLPGLKWAIVLAVTTEEAPRLIQLLVPLDAPGITQEKAWEATGMYATASHDLVLKEVRVALADIVAEQPADEPLRRDEADGYNFFALLASVYHGVALSARDDLLRHLNGHVPASLGAPLSSIPRIQEGLGQIEVLLAANRRLLLSVARDIDAGERVGTDALAVRHVVIDNAVAVTDLALELGGNRGLRRDYNLERHHRDAITARAHAPQSHMIRTILGRQSIKAAGG; encoded by the coding sequence ATGAGTGGTGCGTTATCTGCCGTTCCGCGCCCGCTGGAGCAGCAATCCAGCCCCGTTGCCGTTGCAACTGCGCTGGCCGACGATTTCAGCCTGACGGCGGCGGACCATGACAAAAGCGGCGAATTCGCCGCCGGCAATTTCGAGGCGCTTTTCAAGTCCGGCCTGCTGGGTCTCGTCACGGCTGAAAAGGATGGCGGCTGGGGCGAGGGCATTGAGACGGCCCATGCCGTCATCGCCGCCATTGCCAGGGGCGATCCGTCCACCGCCCTCATCCTCGCCATGCATTACAGCGTTCATGCCGCGATACGGCGCGGCAAATGGCCGGTGGCACTTGCTTCAAGGGTGCTGGCCGCCAATAGCAGGGAGCCGGCGCTTTTGAACAATGCGCAGGCGGAGCCGGGGGTCGGTTCGCCGGCTCATGGCGGCCTGCCGGAAACGACGGCGCGGATCGAGGGCGATGTCTGGGTTGTCAATGGCCGCAAGAGTTTCGTCACTGGCTTGCCGGGTCTGAAATGGGCGATCGTGCTTGCGGTAACGACGGAAGAGGCGCCGCGCCTGATCCAGCTTCTGGTACCGCTCGATGCGCCGGGCATCACCCAGGAAAAGGCATGGGAGGCGACCGGCATGTATGCCACCGCAAGCCATGACCTGGTGCTGAAGGAGGTAAGGGTGGCGCTTGCTGATATCGTTGCCGAACAGCCGGCGGATGAGCCGTTGCGGCGCGATGAGGCAGACGGCTATAATTTCTTCGCGCTACTGGCTTCCGTCTATCACGGTGTAGCGCTTTCGGCACGTGACGATCTCCTGCGTCATCTGAATGGCCATGTCCCGGCAAGCCTTGGTGCGCCGCTCTCCTCCATTCCCCGCATTCAGGAAGGTCTCGGCCAGATCGAAGTGCTTCTTGCTGCAAACCGGCGTTTACTTCTCTCCGTCGCCCGCGATATCGACGCTGGCGAAAGGGTGGGAACCGATGCGCTCGCCGTTCGCCATGTGGTGATCGACAATGCGGTGGCGGTGACGGATCTGGCGCTGGAGCTTGGCGGCAATCGCGGCCTGCGCCGGGATTATAATCTCGAACGCCATCATCGCGATGCCATCACGGCAAGGGCGCATGCGCCACAAAGCCACATGATCCGCACGATTCTCGGCCGTCAGAGCATCAAGGCGGCGGGCGGCTGA
- a CDS encoding ABC transporter substrate-binding protein: MSTSLSEIWYTRCPVPTPVGLAAQLGYLGQTFEEVGISLKSIIDSPDRSVRQSHFNHTLEWSFRHGGNVPPIRARSEGRNTRLVGITWTDEFQAIITLPETGIRSVADLVGRRFGVPRRPEGIVDFMRATALKGIVSALSLEGLTVEDVELKDIVITDSVLATQEGPSLFGLKRRQSFGEEIIALLRGEVDAIFIKGTAGIAAANLIGAVQVVEFGFHPDPKIRINSGSPRVLTVDGRLADERPDLVERLVAAIGKASLWAEQHPEETRRFIAREAGATEEQVLAANGPEVHRHLGLGLDADLVAAVGHYKDFLHQWGFLENDFDLGEWIDDRFVTASERAVA; this comes from the coding sequence CCCACGCCCGTGGGACTGGCGGCGCAGCTCGGTTATCTCGGGCAGACCTTCGAGGAGGTCGGCATATCGCTGAAATCCATCATCGATTCGCCTGACCGTTCCGTTCGTCAGAGCCATTTCAACCACACGCTGGAATGGTCCTTCCGTCACGGCGGCAATGTGCCGCCCATCCGCGCCCGTTCGGAAGGGCGCAATACGCGCCTTGTTGGCATTACCTGGACGGATGAGTTTCAGGCAATCATCACCCTGCCTGAGACCGGTATCCGCTCTGTTGCCGATCTTGTCGGTCGCCGTTTCGGCGTGCCGCGCAGGCCGGAAGGCATTGTCGATTTCATGCGGGCGACGGCGCTGAAGGGGATTGTCTCTGCGCTTTCGCTGGAAGGGCTGACGGTAGAGGATGTCGAACTGAAGGATATCGTCATCACGGATTCGGTGCTGGCCACGCAGGAAGGACCGTCGCTTTTCGGACTGAAGCGCCGGCAGTCTTTCGGTGAGGAGATCATCGCGCTATTGCGGGGTGAGGTCGACGCGATCTTCATCAAGGGAACGGCGGGTATTGCTGCCGCCAATCTGATCGGTGCGGTGCAGGTGGTGGAATTCGGTTTTCACCCCGATCCGAAAATACGCATCAATTCCGGTTCGCCCCGGGTGCTGACGGTTGATGGGCGGCTTGCCGATGAGCGTCCCGATCTGGTGGAGCGGCTGGTTGCCGCCATCGGCAAAGCCTCGCTCTGGGCGGAGCAGCATCCGGAAGAAACGCGTCGTTTTATTGCCCGTGAGGCCGGCGCGACGGAGGAACAGGTTCTGGCCGCCAACGGGCCGGAGGTCCACCGCCATCTCGGCCTTGGCCTTGATGCGGACCTTGTCGCCGCTGTCGGTCACTACAAGGATTTCCTGCATCAATGGGGTTTCCTTGAAAACGACTTCGATCTCGGCGAATGGATTGACGATCGTTTCGTGACGGCAAGTGAAAGGGCGGTGGCATGA